A stretch of the Papaver somniferum cultivar HN1 chromosome 6, ASM357369v1, whole genome shotgun sequence genome encodes the following:
- the LOC113288024 gene encoding uncharacterized protein LOC113288024 produces MTVHWRMPYVKAGELLMEKRKNLYWYPCAAHCINLMLEDFGNLPMHHDAVEKAKFVSTYIYKRSLVVNLMREHGNGRDLTRAGSTRFATNYLNLKSFRVLKAALRKMFTSEAWTKSRHAKEKRGKKVQEIILGDANFWLSIISCLKSVTPLVKVLRLVEGDDKPAMGYIYKAIDRAKEQIQVNFKNVRSRYIVYTDIIELRWNTQLHGPLHAAGYFLNPRYHCSPDFHANFDIKKVFYDVVKRMCSSAKERINIDKQVELFTNAGGMFGHVMAKDTRDKKHPALWWNSYGYSAPELQRVAVRVLSSTCSATGCERNWSEFEQVHTKRRNRLSQQRLNALVYVKYNLRLNERFTKRQEEGDSYDPICLSDMESDDEWITEKEDPTLERDPTWMDVHECFEITEAEANKKKRKRGPRNLSTMKLAQGKGSSKGKEITAVHADEIQEVEEDDIEGDYMEEMEDFERIETPNASRK; encoded by the exons ATGACGGTGCATTGGCGTATGCCGTATGTTAAAGCGGGTGAATTGTTGATGGAGAAGAGGAAAAACTTATATTGGTATCCGTGTGCGGCGCATTGCATCAATCTCATGCTTGAGGACTTCGGAAATCTTCCTATGCACCATGATGCTGTTGAGAAGGCTAAATTTGTGTCAACTTATATCTATAAGCGTTCTTTGGTTGTAAATCTAATGAGAGAACACGGTAATGGAAGGGATCTTACTAGGGCAGGGTCGACAAGATTTGCTACaaactacttgaatctgaaaAGCTTTCGTGTTCTGAAAGCCGCACTTAGAAAGATGTTTACTTCGGAGGCTTGGACAAAAAGCAGGCATGCCAAAGAAAAGCGTGGAAAGAAGGTACAAGAAATTATATTAGGTGATGCTAATTTTTGGCTATCCATTATTAGTTGCTTGAAAAGTGTTACTCCACTTGTGAAAGTCTTGAGACTTGTTGAGGGAGATGATAAACCGGCGATGGGATACATTTATAAGGCTATCGACAGGGCAAAAGAACAAATTCAAGTCAATTTCAAGAACGTGAGAAGTAGGTATATTGTTTACACGGACATTATTGAATTGAGGTGGAACACACAACTTCATGGACCTCTTCATGCGGCTGGATATTTTCTTAATCCCAG ATACCATTGTTCTCCTGATTTTCATGCCAATTTTGATATAAAAAAAGTGTTTTATGATGTCGTGAAAAGAATGTGCTCATCCGCAAAGGAAAGGATAAATATTGATAAACAAGTAGAGTTGTTTACTAATGCAGGGGGGATGTTTGGTCATGTTATGGCCAAGGATACCAGAGATAAAAAACACCCTG CTTTATGGTGGAACTCATACGGATATTCAGCTCCAGAACTCCAAAGGGTTGCTGTTCGTGTTCTAAGTTCCACATGTAGTGCTACCGGATGCGAGAGAAATTGGAGCGAATTCGAGCAGGTACATACAAAGAGAAGGAATCGATTGTCGCAACAAAGACTTAATGCACTTGTCTATGTCAAGTACAATCTCCGACTAAATGAAAGGTTTACAAAAAGGCAAGAAGAAGGTGACTCTTATGATCCAATATGTTTGTCTGACATGGAGTCTGATGATGAATGGATCACCGAGAAAGAGGATCCTACTTTAGAAAGAGATCCTACATGGATGGATGTGCATGAGTGTTTTGAAATTACTGAAGCCGAGGCAAATAAGAAGAAACGGAAAAGAG GACCGAGGAACCTAAGTACAATGAAACTTGCACAAGGTAAAGGGAGCAGCAAAGGGAAGGAAATAACAGCTGTGCATGCAGATGAAATTCAAGAAGTTGAAGAGGATGATATAGAAGGAGACTATATGGAAGAAATGGAAGATTTTGAGAGAATTGAAACTCCAAATGCAAGCAGAAAGTGA